In Hirundo rustica isolate bHirRus1 chromosome 2, bHirRus1.pri.v3, whole genome shotgun sequence, one genomic interval encodes:
- the CDK8 gene encoding cyclin-dependent kinase 8 isoform X4 → MGFARLFNSPLKPLADLDPVVVTFWYRAPELLLGARHYTKAIDIWAIGCIFAELLTSEPIFHCRQEDIKTSNPYHHDQLDRIFNVMGFPADKDWEDIKKMPEHSTLMKDFRRNTYTNCSLIKYMEKHKVKPDSKAFHLLQKLLTMDPIKRITSEQAMQDPYFLEDPLPTSDVFAGCQIPYPKREFLTEEEPDDKGDKKNQQQQQGNNHTNGTGHPGNQDNSHTQGPPLKKVRVVPPTTTSGGLIMTSDYQRSNPHAAYPNPGPSTSQPQSSMGYSATSQQPPQYSHQTHRY, encoded by the exons ATGGGCTTTGCCCGATTATTTAATTCACCTCTGAAGCCTTTAGCAGACTTGGATCCAGTAGTTGTAACCTTCTGGTATCGAGCTCCAGAGTTGCTTCTTGGAGCAAGGCATTATACCAAAGCTATTG ATATTTGGGCCATAGGGTGTATATTTGCAGAGCTGCTAACATCAGAGCCAATATTCCATTGTCGACAAGAAGATATCAAAACTAGTAATCCTTATCACCATGACCAGCTGGACAGAATATTCAATGTAATGGGATTTCCTGCAG ATAAAGATTGGGAAGACATAAAAAAGATGCCAGAACATTCAACCTTAATGAAAGATTTCCGGAGAAACAC GTATACCAACTGCAGCCTTATCAAATATATGGAAAAACATAAAGTTAAACCAGATAGTAAGGCGTTCCACTTG cttcagaaaTTGCTCACTATGGATCCAATAAAGAGAATTACCTCAGAACAGGCTATGCAGGATCCTTACTTCTTGGAAGATCCTCTTCCCACGTCTGA TGTTTTTGCAGGTTGTCAAATCCCTTACCCAAAACGAGAATTTTTAACAGAAGAAGAACCAGATGATAAAGGAGACAAA aagaaccagcagcagcagcagggcaatAACCATACTAACGGAACTGGTCATCCAGGGAACCAAGACAACAGTCACACACAGGGACCCCCACTGAAAAAAGTGAGAGTTGTTCCTCCTACCACTACCTCAGGTGGACTTATCATGACCTCAGACTATCAG CGTTCCAACCCCCATGCTGCCTACCCCAACCCCGGACCAAGCACATcgcagccacagagcagcatgGGATACTCAGCTACCTCCCAGCAGCCGCCGCAGTACTCGCACCAGACCCACCGGTACTGA